A window of the Neofelis nebulosa isolate mNeoNeb1 chromosome 13, mNeoNeb1.pri, whole genome shotgun sequence genome harbors these coding sequences:
- the LOC131492969 gene encoding uncharacterized protein LOC131492969 isoform X1 has product MPRLIIATTTTPLSTTSLQKTKIQVRKAVRKQSLVYFVAFDEYDRNQGNTLEPTDAPKEETSVPTVGTQKTTVPTVVTQEAPAPMDVTEKPTLDYLFPLFVPTLIIIMVVICCLCCCRKKPETCIQTRTPVIVLSCMYQEDTIRRIEGKLDTLCDFVQSCNQIPLMWCQPRNAGRCLNFILVNPFCRQLPCGSNICLTASQECFSLHNCCSWCQHPSPICSQPPSRMLPLLPPPAHVLSRTTLPLLAP; this is encoded by the exons ATGCCTAGGCTGATTATCGCTACGACCACCACACCACTATCAACAACATCACTTCAGAAGACTAAGATCCAA GTTAGAAAAGCTGTGAGAAAGCAGTCCCTAGTTTACTTTGTGGCATTCGACGAATATGACAGAAACCAG GGCAATACATTGGAGCCCACAGATGCCCCAAAGGAAGAGACTTCAGTCCCCACAGTTGGCACACAGAAGACAACAGTGCCCACAGTTGTCACACAGGAGGCACCAGCACCCATGGATGTCACAGAAAAGCCTACCCTTGACTATCTATTCCCATTGTTCGTCCCAACCCTGATCATTATCATGGTGGTGATCTGCTGTCTCTGTTGCTGCAGGAAG AAGCCAGAGACATGTATACAGACACGTACCCCGGTGATTGTCCTTTCTTGTATGTACCAGGAAGACACTATAAGACGGATAGAG GGCAAACTGGACACCTTGTGTGACTTTGTGCAAAGCTGCAACCAGATCCCATTGATGTGGTGTCAGCCCAGGAACGCG GGTCGATGCCTCAACTTTATCTTAGTGAATCCCTTCTGCAGGCAGTTGCCCTGTGGCTCAAACATCTGCCTTACAGCCAGCCAGGAATGCTTCTCTCTCCATAACTGCTGCTCATGGTGCCAACACCCCTCTCCCATATGCTCCCAGCCACCCTCCAGGATGCTGCCActgctgcctccccctgcccacgTGCTCTCCAGAACTACTTTACCACTCCTAGCCCCATAG
- the LOC131492969 gene encoding anthrax toxin receptor-like isoform X2 produces the protein MPRLIIATTTTPLSTTSLQKTKIQGNTLEPTDAPKEETSVPTVGTQKTTVPTVVTQEAPAPMDVTEKPTLDYLFPLFVPTLIIIMVVICCLCCCRKKPETCIQTRTPVIVLSCMYQEDTIRRIEGKLDTLCDFVQSCNQIPLMWCQPRNAGRCLNFILVNPFCRQLPCGSNICLTASQECFSLHNCCSWCQHPSPICSQPPSRMLPLLPPPAHVLSRTTLPLLAP, from the exons ATGCCTAGGCTGATTATCGCTACGACCACCACACCACTATCAACAACATCACTTCAGAAGACTAAGATCCAA GGCAATACATTGGAGCCCACAGATGCCCCAAAGGAAGAGACTTCAGTCCCCACAGTTGGCACACAGAAGACAACAGTGCCCACAGTTGTCACACAGGAGGCACCAGCACCCATGGATGTCACAGAAAAGCCTACCCTTGACTATCTATTCCCATTGTTCGTCCCAACCCTGATCATTATCATGGTGGTGATCTGCTGTCTCTGTTGCTGCAGGAAG AAGCCAGAGACATGTATACAGACACGTACCCCGGTGATTGTCCTTTCTTGTATGTACCAGGAAGACACTATAAGACGGATAGAG GGCAAACTGGACACCTTGTGTGACTTTGTGCAAAGCTGCAACCAGATCCCATTGATGTGGTGTCAGCCCAGGAACGCG GGTCGATGCCTCAACTTTATCTTAGTGAATCCCTTCTGCAGGCAGTTGCCCTGTGGCTCAAACATCTGCCTTACAGCCAGCCAGGAATGCTTCTCTCTCCATAACTGCTGCTCATGGTGCCAACACCCCTCTCCCATATGCTCCCAGCCACCCTCCAGGATGCTGCCActgctgcctccccctgcccacgTGCTCTCCAGAACTACTTTACCACTCCTAGCCCCATAG